AGTTAGACTCTAGAATAAAATTGAACCACATCTTGATCTGTTTAGTACAGAGCAATTGCTTCATGATATTCATTACCACTGTCAGTATATCACCATGTGcagttctattttattttttaatttaagaaagAAAGATCTCTGTTGCAAGAAAAAGATCTACTTTATCATATGATGTGGTTTGATTTTATGCTAgagttttattataataaaacattatatcttacataattataattatacctTATATCAATCTAGAAATAACATTcaagatttatatattaatatttcttatagAAAAATATGTTAGCGAAAGTTACTTTTTTAATTGagttaaaaaagtattaaaaatataaaaagtatattCAATCATTTAAGTATTAACAGTTTCTgaatggaaattttttaatgcAAAGATCaatatgaatttaataattaattattgcatgtgacttacatttttaaatttctaaaggtataatgataatttgttattttaataatgttcaTCTTTACATGCGacgaaaataaaacaatattcaAAACTTACCTTATTGATCCGTTGTCCTTATGCTTGCCGATGAAGAAGGTTGTTACGCCATCGGCCATCTGATTTGCCCACGGTGGTTTAACCCAGATGAGGTGCTTAAAATGACCCGCATACGCAGCAGGTAGTATCCAATTTTCGATGCTTATTTcactattaataataatacgaaATTTAGGATCTCAGtaatgtataaaattaaaatatttatcaaacatATTGAGGGAGAGAGAAACTGATTCAAAAAATAACCAATATGGAAACAAAACTCTCTGTTCATAAATTGTGCTGGCTTTTTAAATCATACTAAAATGGCCGCCTACCCTTTTATCATGTTAATACATGTTAAGATACTGTGACATCTGATGTCACCAATAAAACAACAAATATGATGTACATCTCAATGTTTTCAATAAGTATATTCGTATGTTATACATTAcgacaaataaattaaatgcaATAACCAAAACTTATTAATTgaacaataattttaaatacctGAATAATTCATTCTTGTCCCACACAGTATCCGCCAACATTGTTTTCGGAATAAGCATGTCGGGATGAGAATCCAAATGCACAAACACGTTTGCTTCAAACGGAAGGTGTTTCGATCCCAAACAACGGTAAATGAACGGTAAAACCTAAGAAAATATCACAAAATTCACAATTTTTAAAGcactttaacactttgatttcAATTTCCAACGCATATCGGTCACGTGACCGATACGTCATTGGTAGTTCGAGCGCTTATAGCGCCCCTAGCGTATACTACAGAAGAAATCTGGACGGAGCAAGTTACAGTGTAAACAAACTTGAAAGACGTTAATCATTCAAAAACTTACTTCGTCATGAGCCTCTACTACGTAAATCGGCACCCTTTTAAAGTACTTCCTAGAGAACGACATATTTCCAATCACGCACTAAACGAATATTCACAGACAGAGGTAATTTGCAAAGAAAACGATCGATAAATTTACTAATTAACACCATACAACACTCACGAACGCGATTAAGGAGACTCCTTTACGCGAAAGCACGTGGTGACCGACTGAAGTATACTAGGCGGGCTGCTCAAACGATTATTTTGCGAATAAAGGACGGACACAACGAGCGCGTACCCCAAATTCTCACGAGACGAGTTTCGTAAGGTGGTTTTTTTCGTCTCGTCCCCCTTAAAGAAACTCCTTAGAAACCTGATCCCCCTAACTCACAACCGGCATAtgatattcaaataaataaaaccatttAACACttgtatgtaataaaaattttaggtATTTCAATTGTACTCAACATAAGATACTTAGCttgttgaataattaataacacaAGAATATacttaagaaaagaaaataatttcatttataattttatttaaaaacgcAATAAACTCATGAACATTTGCTATATGTTTATTGTATAAACATGTAACAAACTTAGCAAGTTTGAACTaactcaaataaaatatttcgaaaaagtATACTACAAAAACTAACTTTTTTATGGAAAAGACCCAATATAACaggttttatacaaatttttattacaaaacgcAGACCTATacacatttataatattaaaacattCTAGCACTATTTATATCATTACAAATGTACACTGCTAATCTTTAATTACGACGAATCGTTAATCAAAAATTGATTGGCAGTCACAAAttgaatattatacatattgtaaaaagtttaattaaatttcaccaTAGGAActattcaatattattaatttaaaattataacttAAATTTACCTTATACTATCAGctttaattataatcttttgtcCAATTAGAGAGCATTTCCGACGTATAAAGTTCTAAATGTAACAGATCAGTCTCAGCTCTTAAGGATGATAAAAACTGATCAATATTTGTATcacatttattaacatttttatctaAGGGATAATAGAAGTTAGTTTTATTTTCTGGATAAAAGTTACTAGGAAAATATGTATAGTTTTCTAtttgagaagaagaaggaatattatGTATGTAATTATATAAAGGAATATGATATTGTGGATTTAGAGGTTCACCTTGTTTGGATTGCTGTGCATAATCAGTATTATATACATTAGTTAAATCCTTTAAATGTTCATCATCCAAATGCTTGTGGGATTTCACCTTTCTTGTTGAACGTGCAGAAACAGTTTTATAGCTGTTCAATGTATCATGTGTACAAGATTCCGATTTATGTTTATGCTTGCTACTTTGCCTATTACCTGCATATGAATTTAACTCTGCGTTTGATTTTTTTTCATATGAATCAGTATTATTGCATAATCTATCAACATCATCAAGATTATTATTTGTTGGAATTTTGTATGAagatttttctgtttctttaacAGGATTCACTTgtgtttcattctttttccatCTATGAAATTTACTTTTTGAATATACCTTTCTATTCATTTTATGTTCCTGAAAATCATCACTCTCACTTGAAGTAGTACATGTGTTGTTTTGCAGCCTGTGACATGCTAATTCTTGTATTTTACTATAATCATTCTGTACTGAATTTGTTAATGAATTATTAGAATCATATTCTTCAGTTATTTCATTTTGCTCATCTGTGTTAGTGTGACTTTGTGCATGTAACTCATCTTGCACGATATCTCTTGTATTATCATCCGTAAATTGACCTTCTTTTTCAAATGATTCCTTGCCTAACTCAACTTTGATTGTTGCTAGCAATTCATTAAATGATAAACTCTGagcttttaacttttttatcaagttatgttttttaatttcactaatAAACGCTACATAATTTACTATTTGCAATAACTTCTCTCTAGGATACGGATCTGAgttcaaatatttcaacgaaTTACGATAATTATCTAAATCTGTTTTTAATATCATAAGATTTGGCATATATGAATCTTTTTCAACCGGATATGGAAAATATGCATTCAATTTTTGTCCAGGAATTCGATAAGAACTTTTAAAATCCTCTATTTCTTtaaacattgttaataaattttcaccTGAAGGATTTCCAAAATACAAATAAGTATCATCTATTTCATCATCGCTTCGTATTTCGGGATAAACACATAAAATAGCATGCTTctgtattttgtaaaatattctgAGCATATCAATATGTTCTTGATACACTAATTTTTGAACGGATTCTTTCATGAGTTCCATTGTAGtatctaataatttaatttcaaattcaagTATTTGTTTCCATCCAAGTGCTTCGTTTATTAATGTCTCTTCATCATTTGAAGGTAACTCATTTTCAGATTTGCTAAAACGTTCCATTTGTTCTGAGACATAATGTTTCAATTCCTTTAAACAGTAAACATCTGTAGAATATTGTATCTCATTTGAAATTGTAACATTATTATCTTCCCATGCTGAAGCTATTGGTTTTTCTGTGTCATTTTTAGaaatcatattttcaaaatgtgAAGGAAGCTTTGTATCATTTTCACGTGAAGAACTTTCTTTTAAACTTTTATCGTAACGGTTGTACTCCAAATGTTCGGTAATAATGTCAATATCAGAACTGCATAAATTATCTTCCTGGACATCAGTCAAATCAACTTTAAATAATGTATCTTTATTAGCTTTTTCCCATGTAGATAAATTATTTGATTCAAagtgtaatttaaaattgtgtatAACTTTAGGTTTAGATGAACTGTATGACTTTATAGTTATGGTATCTTCCTTATTGACTTTAATTTCTTCAGATTCGTTAAGTTTATTAACGTTTTGTGCAAATAAGGAGCTGACTTTTATTCTACCAGATTTAGATGAAGCTTTTAAATTAAAGGcatttttctgaaaattatcAACATTTTTGTCTATACTATCCGTATTATCTGtattttccttatttatatCAACGGTACTTGCACTATCTTCTACATGTATGTTATTTTGTAATTCTCTGTAAACAGCGCCTGGAGGTAAATCATTTGTACTGTTAAcctcaaatttaatttcaaactgATTTTCGTTAACATCAGATCTTGCATGCAGCTTTTCAAACAATGTATCGGAAGTACTCCATATGTCATTTGGATAGGATACAGGAAGTTTTAGTACATCAAAATTTGGTCCACCAACAGAATTTAACAATTCTCTAAATGTTTCAACTTCATTATCGCCAACTATTGTTATAGAAATACCATAAGATCCATAACGTCCAGCTCTTCCTATTCTATGTAAATATGTTGGACCATCTATGGGTACATCAAGATTTACTACTAAATTCACATTATCTGCATCTATACCTCTTGCAGTTAAATCAGTTGTTATCATTATTCTAcatttaaaagtttttaatttattaatcgcATCAAGTCTTTTTGTCATATCTTGATTTCCAGCTATATAAGTTGCACTAAAACccattgaattaattttgttacataCTGATTGAGCCCTGTAatcaaatcatttttctttcaaaaattagTATTACACACCGTTTCTTAAAActgtatataaattttaatatatttacctTGACtgataatttgaaaaaactaAGCTTTGTTTAAATGGAAcagtgttaaatatttttacaagttCATCTACTTTTATTTGGACCTTGAACATAAAATACATGTATgaaaatattgcaatatataattgaataaaatatagaagTAACATCAACCTGTCTCATAGCATTTGGATGAAAAGGAACAACTGCTACGAACTGTTTGAGTCCAGCAAGAATTGGTTCATCATTATCTGGGGATGTTACAATTGGAGAACACATATACGTTTGTAAAAAGGTTTCCAAATCTCCAAAATAAGTAGCACTGGATGCTATAACTTGTTTATTTAatggtaattttgaaaaaatataactgGAAATGATAATGCATTAAATTTGTTTATCAATTCAATGAATttagtataatataattttgctGTTATACTTACTTAATATCTTTTTGAAAACTGGTTTCCATTAATTTGTCTGCTTCATCAAGAACAAACAACCTAACATTTTCAACATTTAAAAGCCCTTTATCAATTAAATGTCTGATTCTACCTGGAGCACCAACAGCTACATGACAATTATTTAACTTCTTCTTATCATTATCTATAGGTGTTCCTCCTATAAATACTTGAACTTTTAAACctgaaacaataaattatattcataatatttcttatttataacatattacaacatattattaaataaaaatgtttgcttCATCAATTTCTAGCACATTTACCTTTTATTTCAGAACCTACAGATGAAAAAACTTCTGAAATTTGTACAGCAATTTCTCTAGTAGGTGCTAATATTAACGCTTGTACAGATGATACTTCCACATCAAGCATTTCAAGTGCTATGATGGAAAATACTAAAGTTTTTCCTGTTCCAGACTTAGCACGCATTATTAAATCTATAAtagatttaataaatataaattacagaAACTAAAACAAAtgtcaaataaaataaaaatcttataTACCAAAACCACACCGTCCTAATGGAATAGCTTTTAACTGGATTGGTGAAGGCTTTAGAAAGCCACAATTAGCTAATCCATCTAATATTTTCTGAGAAAAACCCATTTGAAAAAATGTGACATCTTCTTGTATTTTAATATCCTTTGTGCGTGGCATTTTACTTATATCATGTGCAATAATACGGGCCATtctttctaaaaaaaaagatactgtGTCTGTaacaaaatatgcaaaatactaTAAATACAATACAACAGTTAACCTTCTtaagataaataattattttttttaataccgCATTATTAtacttgtacatacatacttacTTATACAGTTAAAACctgagaataaataaatatactatCAGTAAACTAAAATTATTCTGTATATTGATTTCTGCTATTATCTATACAAGCTTAAACAATTATCACCTAACCGGTGTTTATTTTGTCTTATATACAAGATTATGATTTATGCCATTTTTCATATAAACTACCCTTAACAGTCATGCCGATTATGCTCTGTGCATACATACTTCCAGACCTAACCTTAACTGGGGGTGCCTAGGACTCCAAAATCATGATCCCTTGAAAATAAAGTCGCATCCAGTCTTCTTGTATCTGTAATCAGAGGCTATATTCAGCTATATTCTGTACCAAATCTTAATGATGGTTCTGTAATCAGAAtgaatgtaaataataatttatgtaGCTTAAAATTTGTAGAAATATAACATTGAAATACATTTCAGTTAGTCTTTCTAAGTAGGAAAAGATGGGTCGCCGTTCGATAAACACCACTAAAAGTGGGAAGTATATGAATCCCACTGATCAAGCACGTTAGTAAATAACATAACCAAGCAattcatttcttatttaatacacaaatttattaattaatatggtctgtatttcataaatttattatagGTAAAGAAGCACGAAAAAAAgagttaaagaaaaataaaaaacaaagacAATTAGTGCGAGCTGCAGTTTTGAAAGGCAAAGATCCAGCTCAAATTattgaagaaatggaaaaaatagaTCAAATGGGTTTGTCtaaagtttaatatttttcaagtaattatattcattattgtcatattataatgtatgtataatttttagaatACAATGTAATGCAACCACCACCTCTGAATGAAAAAGTTTTAAAAGATAAACGAAAGAAACTAAAGGAAACTCTAGATCGTGTCTTAAAAATGTATGTAAGTACTTTAAATATTATAGTTATAAATTTCCttcaaaaatatttggaaaggtaaaattaatattgataaGTAATGTTTCATAGAATGTTGTATGTTTATCATATTCTGTTCTCTTTTGATTTAAAGGCAAAAGATGATCAAGAAAAATGGGCTGAATTAAAAGAGCAATTAATACAATATGAACGTAGAAGGATAGATTTAGTTTCATATTTTGAAGCTGTAAGACATGCACAACAGGTGCAAGTTGATGAAATTCCTCTACCATCAGCTGGTAATGACATATCCCGAATGTATTCAGGTATATTTTAAACATGTTTAAA
This Osmia lignaria lignaria isolate PbOS001 chromosome 9, iyOsmLign1, whole genome shotgun sequence DNA region includes the following protein-coding sequences:
- the LOC117611893 gene encoding uncharacterized protein LOC117611893 isoform X1 gives rise to the protein MARIIAHDISKMPRTKDIKIQEDVTFFQMGFSQKILDGLANCGFLKPSPIQLKAIPLGRCGFDLIMRAKSGTGKTLVFSIIALEMLDVEVSSVQALILAPTREIAVQISEVFSSVGSEIKGLKVQVFIGGTPIDNDKKKLNNCHVAVGAPGRIRHLIDKGLLNVENVRLFVLDEADKLMETSFQKDINYIFSKLPLNKQVIASSATYFGDLETFLQTYMCSPIVTSPDNDEPILAGLKQFVAVVPFHPNAMRQVQIKVDELVKIFNTVPFKQSLVFSNYQSRAQSVCNKINSMGFSATYIAGNQDMTKRLDAINKLKTFKCRIMITTDLTARGIDADNVNLVVNLDVPIDGPTYLHRIGRAGRYGSYGISITIVGDNEVETFRELLNSVGGPNFDVLKLPVSYPNDIWSTSDTLFEKLHARSDVNENQFEIKFEVNSTNDLPPGAVYRELQNNIHVEDSASTVDINKENTDNTDSIDKNVDNFQKNAFNLKASSKSGRIKVSSLFAQNVNKLNESEEIKVNKEDTITIKSYSSSKPKVIHNFKLHFESNNLSTWEKANKDTLFKVDLTDVQEDNLCSSDIDIITEHLEYNRYDKSLKESSSRENDTKLPSHFENMISKNDTEKPIASAWEDNNVTISNEIQYSTDVYCLKELKHYVSEQMERFSKSENELPSNDEETLINEALGWKQILEFEIKLLDTTMELMKESVQKLVYQEHIDMLRIFYKIQKHAILCVYPEIRSDDEIDDTYLYFGNPSGENLLTMFKEIEDFKSSYRIPGQKLNAYFPYPVEKDSYMPNLMILKTDLDNYRNSLKYLNSDPYPREKLLQIVNYVAFISEIKKHNLIKKLKAQSLSFNELLATIKVELGKESFEKEGQFTDDNTRDIVQDELHAQSHTNTDEQNEITEEYDSNNSLTNSVQNDYSKIQELACHRLQNNTCTTSSESDDFQEHKMNRKVYSKSKFHRWKKNETQVNPVKETEKSSYKIPTNNNLDDVDRLCNNTDSYEKKSNAELNSYAGNRQSSKHKHKSESCTHDTLNSYKTVSARSTRKVKSHKHLDDEHLKDLTNVYNTDYAQQSKQGEPLNPQYHIPLYNYIHNIPSSSQIENYTYFPSNFYPENKTNFYYPLDKNVNKCDTNIDQFLSSLRAETDLLHLELYTSEMLSNWTKDYN
- the LOC117611893 gene encoding uncharacterized protein LOC117611893 isoform X2, producing MARIIAHDISKMPRTKDIKIQEDVTFFQMGFSQKILDGLANCGFLKPSPIQLKAIPLGRCGFDLIMRAKSGTGKTLVFSIIALEMLDVEVSSVQALILAPTREIAVQISEVFSSVGSEIKGLKVQVFIGGTPIDNDKKKLNNCHVAVGAPGRIRHLIDKGLLNVENVRLFVLDEADKLMETSFQKDINYIFSKLPLNKQVIASSATYFGDLETFLQTYMCSPIVTSPDNDEPILAGLKQFVAVVPFHPNAMRQVQIKVDELVKIFNTVPFKQSLVFSNYQSRAQSVCNKINSMGFSATYIAGNQDMTKRLDAINKLKTFKCRIMITTDLTARGIDADNVNLVVNLDVPIDGPTYLHRIGRAGRYGSYGISITIVGDNEVETFRELLNSVGGPNFDVLKLPVSYPNDIWSTSDTLFEKLHARSDVNENQFEIKFEVNSTNDLPPGAVYRELQNNIHVEDSASTVDINKENTDNTDSIDKNVDNFQKNAFNLKASSKSGRIKVSSLFAQNVNKLNESEEIKVNKEDTITIKSYSSSKPKVIHNFKLHFESNNLSTWEKANKDTLFKVDLTDVQEDNLCSSDIDIITEHLEYNRYDKSLKESSSRENDTKLPSHFENMISKNDTEKPIASAWEDNNVTISNEIQYSTDVYCLKELKHYVSEQMERFSKSENELPSNDEETLINEALGWKQILEFEIKLLDTTMELMKESVQKLVYQEHIDMLRIFYKIQKHAILCVYPEIRSDDEIDDTYLYFGNPSGENLLTMFKEIEDFKSSYRIPGQKLNAYFPYPVEKDSYMPNLMILKTDLDNYRNSLKYLNSDPYPREKLLQIVNYVAFISEIKKHNLIKKLKAQSLSFNELLATIKVELGKESFEKEGQFTDDNTRDIVQDELHAQSHTNTDEQNEITEEYDSNNSLTNSVQNDYSKIQELACHRLQNNTCTTSSESDDFQEHKMNRKVYSKSKFHRWKKNETQVNPVKETEKSSYKIPTNNNLDDVDRLCNNTDSYEKKSNAELNSYAGNRQSSKHKHKSESCTHDTLNSYKTVSARSTRKVKSHKHLDDEHLKDLTNVYNTDYAQQSKQDKNVNKCDTNIDQFLSSLRAETDLLHLELYTSEMLSNWTKDYN